One genomic region from Lycorma delicatula isolate Av1 chromosome 9, ASM4794821v1, whole genome shotgun sequence encodes:
- the LOC142329700 gene encoding uncharacterized protein LOC142329700, whose amino-acid sequence MTNVMQKTALLSVTIIIFLRNTESIVSKRQGICSSYVWKDKTIYRKQVENVKEEIKCTSFTFPPKKCYRIKKVIKNKPKVIKHRERVEVCCKGWSPSPQSNNNSLVCLPICIKPCKNGKCIAPETCLCTDGYRKLIREPNICEPMCKNCLNGVCISPTICFCKKGYKENKKYECEPVCSKACINGNCIAPNKCKCLEGYNMTHINTPNICNPICKKPCINATCTQPNTCTCLHGYEKKSGESQCSPVCTKPCKNGTCTAPEKCVCNEGYKQVINEPNICEPICKSGCVNGICVAPDKCICKKGYKENYKKECAPVCNNECLNGKCVEPDKCDCLPGYKVTDPNEPHICHPVCRIPCLNSICSKPDICTCLKGYTMQNKSDSVCIPTCTNKCQNGKCIAPDKCECFSGYSTTDSDQQHICQPICKQPCINSKCTEPNKCTCLEGYSKNNTGDSNCLPICTDKCKNGKCIAPDKCECFPGYKATDLDQQHICQPVCKEPCINSVCTEPNRCTCLEGYEKDAEHNDTICSPICVKECINGTCIKPNVCECFSGYNATDTDQRHICQPVCKQPCINSVCTEPNKCTCLEGYSKDNTGDYICLPICTNKCQNGKCIAPDVCECFPGYSATNSDQQHICQPVCKEPCINSVCTEPNRCTCLEGYEKDAEHNDTICSPICVKGCINGTCIKPNVCECFSGYNATDPDQRHICQPVCKQPCINSVCTEPNKCTCLEGYSKNNTGDSICLPICTDKCQNGKCIAPDICECFPGYSATNSDQQHICQPICKQPCINSKCIEPNKCTCLEGYSKNNTGDSNCLPICTDKCKNGKCIAPDKCECFPGYKATDLDQQHICQPVCKEPCINSVCTEPNRCTCLEGYEKNAEHNDTICSPICVKGCINGTCIKPNVCECFSGYNATDPDQRHICQPVCKQPCINSKCIEPNKCSCLEGYKKDGEHNDTICSPICTKGCINGICIKPNLCECFPGYSATDPDQRHICQPVCKEPCINSVCTEPNRCTCLEGYVKDGEHNDTICSPICTKGCINGICIKPNLCECFPGYSATDPDQQHICQPVCKEPCINSVCTEPNECTCLEGYEKDSEHNDTICSPICAKRCVNGICIKPNVCECFSGYNATDQTELNLCQPVCTKRCINSICTAPDVCTCFEGYAVKHEDNSMCKPICTNECKNGECIEPEVCLCNDGYKKNINESNLCEPICKNGCLYGICSGPETCTCNKGYEKDNNDNSICIPICNNVCINGKCTEPDTCECLPGYKPNDLKHVCQPVCNTTCINSICTEPDVCSCLEGYIKNNESNSICIPFCSSKCENGECISPETCICHEGYIKNPNNSTQCLPYCKNDCINGVCIEPDKCKCNEGYELHDNYLCMPKCDKQCINSICTEPNICTCFDGYTLNNRTQSEFLNMDVCEPVCSKACINGRCISPNNCKCFEGYDTHNDKWNLCIPVCTYGCINGTCSEPEICNCDDGYKLNNVNGLNECVQMINEYSTEDYLYKDEEKITCLDNCVNGKCINNTCKCTKGYKKSIFEKNICIPICEECINSVCTAPLTCTCLWGYEKYVGENENNNTCFINELNLPVLRENLRIKSENYINECINIDEKLSFNNNSIVSTFQKLLIQSMLQLDCKIYLQCEYNKGFQLFCQLNCELENLTTDTQGKSYGIDENYSIINTNNNFENEYDTNYYYREEENENNGYFNLVNETNLTRKSEILLTISVEWLQFIKKHKVMMNEEKSLNQFCLCSSKNHRYLCPEEKILLIICPCREYFIEYLQKISLITFFILLLLIVIIFAVIILCFIKAKLKAQKLECYMEDVEMDSWEYKKETK is encoded by the exons gaaagataaaacaatttacagaaaacaagtagaaaatgtaaaagaagaaattaaatgtaCTAGCTTTACATTTCcaccaaaaaaatgttatagaatcaaaaaagtaataaagaataaaccAAAA GTAATAAAACACAGAGAACGAGTAGAAGTATGTTGCAAAGGCTGGTCACCATCACCCCAGAGTAATAACAATAGCTTAGTGTGTTTACCAATCTGTATAAAACCATGTAAAAATGGAAAATGCATAGCACCAGAGACTTGTTTATGTACTGATGGATATAGAAAACTTATACGTGAACCAAACATTTGTGAACCtatgtgtaaaaattgtttgaatggtGTGTGTATTTCTCCAAccatatgtttttgtaaaaaaggatacaaggaaaataaaaaatatgaatgtgaACCAGTTTGTAGTAAAGCATGTATAAATGGAAATTGTATTGCACCTAATAAGTGTAAATGTTTGGAAGGGTACAATATGACTCACATTAACACACCAAACATTTGCAATCCAATCTGTAAGAAGCCTTGTATTAATGCAACATGCACACAACCAAACACATGTACCTGTTTACATGGATATGAAAAGAAATCAGGTGAATCACAATGTTCTCCAGTTTGCACAAAACCTTGTAAAAATGGGACATGCACAGCACCAGAAAAGTGTGTATGTAATGAAGGatataaacaagtaataaatgAACCAAATATATGTGAACCTATTTGTAAAAGTGGATGTGTAAATGGTATTTGTGTTGCACCAGATAAATGCATTTGTAAAAAAGGATACAAGGAAAATTACAAGAAAGAATGTGCACCAGTATGCAACAATGAATGTTTAAATGGAAAGTGTGTTGAACCTGACAAGTGCGATTGCTTACCTGGCTACAAAGTGACTGATCCCAATGAACCACACATTTGCCATCCAGTATGCAGAATTCCCTGTCTAAATTCAATATGCTCAAAACCAGACATATGTACCTGTTTAAAAGGATACACAATGCAAAACAAAAGTGATTCAGTGTGTATACCAACTTGTACAAATAAATGTCAAAATGGAAAATGTATTGCACCTGATAAATGTGAATGTTTTTCTGGATATAGTACAACTGATTCTGACCAACAACATATTTGCCAACCGATTTGTAAACAGCCATGTATTAATTCAAAATGTACAGAACCAAATAAATGCACTTGTTTAGAAGGGTATTCTAAAAACAACACTGGTGACTCCAACTGTTTGCCGATATGtacagataaatgtaaaaatggtAAATGTATTGCACCTGATAAATGTGAATGTTTTCCTGGATATAAAGCAACTGATCTTGACCAACAACATATTTGCCAACCAGTCTGTAAAGAACCATGTATTAATTCGGTATGTACAGAACCAAATAGATGCACTTGTCTTGAAGGATATGAAAAGGATGCTGAACATAATGATACAATATGTTCACCAATATGTGTAAAAGAATGTATAAATGGTACATGCATTAAACCCAATGTGTGTGAATGCTTTTCTGGGTATAATGCAACTGATACTGACCAACGACATATTTGCCAACCAGTTTGTAAACAGCCATGTATTAATTCGGTATGTACAGAACCAAATAAATGCACTTGTTTAGAAGGGTATTCTAAAGACAACACTGGTGACTACATCTGTTTGCCAATATGTACAAATAAATGTCAAAATGGAAAATGTATTGCGCCTGATGTATGTGAATGTTTTCCTGGGTATAGTGCTACAAATTCCGACCAACAACATATTTGCCAACCAGTCTGTAAAGAACCATGTATTAATTCGGTATGTACAGAACCAAATAGATGCACTTGTCTTGAAGGATATGAAAAGGATGCTGAACATAATGATACAATATGTTCACCAATATGTGTAAAAGGATGTATAAATGGTACATGCATTAAACCCAATGTGTGTGAATGCTTTTCTGGGTATAATGCAACTGATCCTGACCAACGACATATTTGCCAACCAGTTTGTAAACAGCCATGTATTAATTCGGTATGTACAGAACCAAATAAATGCACTTGTTTAGAAGGGTACTCTAAAAACAACACTGGTGACTCCATCTGTTTGCCAATATGTACAGATAAATGTCAAAATGGAAAATGTATTGCACCTGATATATGTGAATGTTTTCCTGGGTATAGTGCTACAAATTCCGACCAACAACATATTTGCCAACCAATTTGTAAACAGCCATGCATTAATTCAAAATGTATAGAACCAAATAAATGCACTTGTTTAGAAGGGTATTCTAAAAACAACACTGGTGACTCCAACTGTTTGCCGATATGtacagataaatgtaaaaatggtAAATGTATTGCACCTGATAAATGTGAATGTTTTCCTGGATATAAAGCAACTGATCTTGACCAACAACATATTTGCCAACCAGTCTGTAAAGAACCATGTATTAATTCGGTATGTACAGAACCAAATAGATGCACTTGTCTTGAAGGATATGAAAAGAATGCTGAACATAATGATACAATATGTTCACCAATATGTGTAAAAGGATGTATAAATGGTACATGCATTAAACCCAATGTGTGCGAATGCTTTTCTGGGTATAATGCAACTGATCCTGACCAACGACATATTTGCCAACCAGTTTGTAAACAGCCATGCATTAATTCAAAATGTATAGAACCAAATAAATGTTCTTGTTTAGAAGGATATAAAAAGGATGGTGAACATAATGATACAATATGTTCACCAATATGTACAAAAGGTTGTATAAATGGTATATGCATTAAACCCAATCTGTGTGAATGTTTTCCTGGGTATAGTGCTACTGATCCTGACCAACGACATATTTGCCAACCAGTCTGTAAAGAACCATGTATTAATTCGGTATGTACAGAACCAAATAGATGCACTTGTCTTGAAGGATATGTAAAGGATGGTGAACATAATGATACAATATGTTCACCAATATGTACAAAAGGATGTATAAATGGTATATGCATTAAACCCAATCTGTGTGAATGTTTTCCTGGGTATAGTGCTACTGATCCTGACCAACAACATATTTGCCAACCAGTCTGTAAAGAACCATGTATTAATTCGGTATGTACAGAACCAAACGAATGCACTTGTCTTGAAGGATATGAAAAGGATTCTGAACATAATGATACAATATGTTCACCAATATGTGCAAAAAGATGTGTTAATGGTATATGCATTAAACCCAATGTGTGTGAATGTTTTTCTGGCTATAATGCTACTGATCAAACTGAATTAAATCTGTGCCAACCGGTGTGCACAAAACGCTGTATTAATTCAATCTGTACAGCACCTGATGTATGCACTTGTTTTGAAGGTTATGCTGTGAAACATGAAGACAACTCAATGTGTAAACCAATCTGtacaaatgaatgtaaaaatggtGAATGCATAGAACCTGAGGTATGTTTGTGTAAtgatggatataaaaaaaatattaatgaatctaATTTATGTGAACCTATTTGCAAAAATGGTTGTTTGTATGGAATTTGCTCTGGACCTGAAACATGTACATGTAATAAAGgttatgaaaaagataataatgaCAACTCAATATGTATACCCATTTGTAATAATGTATGCATAAATGGGAAATGCACTGAACCTGACACATGTGAATGTTTACCAGGGTATAAACCAAATGACTTAAAACATGTATGCCAACCAGTTTGTAATACAACTTGTATAAATTCAATATGCACAGAACCAGATGTATGTTCTTGTTTGGAAGGTTATATAAAGAACAACGAAAGCAATTCAATTTGTATTCCATTCTGTTCAAGTAAATGTGAAAATGGTGAATGTATAAGTCCAGAAACATGTATATGTCATGAAGGCtatataaaaaatccaaataatagtaCACAATGTTTACCATACTGTAAAAATGACTGTATTAATGGAGTATGTATAGAACCagataaatgtaaatgcaatgaaGGATATGAAttacatgataattatttatgCATGCCTAAATGTGATAAGCAATGTATAAATTCAATCTGCACTGAACCAAATATATGCACATGTTTTGATGGTTACACACTTAACAATAGAACacaatcagaatttttaaatatggatGTATGTGAACCGGTATGTTCAAAAGCATGTATTAATGGTAGATGTATATCACcaaataattgtaaatgttttgAAGGATATGATACACATAATGATAAGTGGAATCTCTGTATACCTGTTTGTACCTATGGATGTATAAATGGTACATGTTCAGAACCTGAAATATGTAACTGTGATGATgggtataaattaaataatgttaacggTTTAAATGAATGTGTTCAAATGATTAATGAATATTCTACTGAAGATTATTTGtataaagatgaagaaaaaatcacATGTTTAGATAATTGTGTTAAtggtaaatgtataaataatacatgtaaatgcactaaaggatataaaaaaagcatatttgaaaaaaatatatgtatacctATATGTGAAGAATGCATAAATAGTGTGTGTACAGCTCCACTTACATGTACCTGTTTATGGGGTTATGAAAAATATGTaggagaaaatgaaaataataacacatGCTTTATTAATGAACTTAACCTTCCTGTACTAcgagaaaatttaagaattaaatcagaaaattatattaatgagtgtattaatatagatgaaaaactcagttttaataataatagtattgtttctacatttcaaaaattattaattcaatccATGTTACAACTggactgtaaaatatatttacagtgtGAATACAACAAAGGATTTCAACTATTTTGTCAATTAAATTGTGAACTTGAAAATTTAACAACAGATACACAAGGAAAATCATAtggaattgatgaaaattatagtATCATTAATACCaacaacaattttgaaaatgaatatgacACAAACTATTATTATagagaagaagaaaatgaaaacaacggttatttcaatttagttaatgaaacaaatttaacgagaaaaagtgaaatattacTCACTATTTCAGTAGAATGgctacaatttattaaaaaacacaaagtaaTGATGAATGAAGAGAAATCATTAAATCAGTTTTGTTTGTGTTCTTCAAAAAATCATAG gtatCTGTGCCCTGaggaaaagattttattaattatttgtccATGTAGGGAATATTTCATCG